AGCTCCCTCACCCTCTCCAAACTCACGCCGCCATCGCCACCACGAGGATTGCAATACTCGTGCTCGCGGTCAACCCCAACGGGCAACGACAGCTCCCACAGCACGTCACACACGTGCGGCGCCAAAACCGGATCCTCCGCAAGACTCACCTCAGAAGGAACCCTCACTGTGGCCCCGAAAAACGGTTGACTTAATATCAGCCCTCGGATCTTAAGTGGCTCCAGGTAATTAATCCCATCAGAGTTAGTTTCCGCCGCCACACGTAGAGCCGCGTGGTATGCGATGTTCGCTCCGGCGCTACTTCCCATGAGGTAACAGTTGGAATAATCGGCGTGGTTTCTCAACCAATGGTGTGGCTTGGATTTGAGCCAGTGGAGCGCTTCGACGGCGTCGTCGTAGGCAGCGGGGAGTCGGTGTTCGGGGGCGAGACGGTAGTCGACGGAAACGACGATGGAATTGGTGTCTTTTGCGAGGTTTACGCAGGCGTCGTGGAAGAAGTGTGTGGCGGCGCTGAAGAGGATGAAGCCGCCGCCGTGGAAGTAAACGATGAGAGGGAGGTTGGTGGAGGAATTATGGAGTGATGGACGTGGGAGGAATATGCGGGCGAAGGTTTTGTTTGATTGGTTGATGGTTGTGTCTTGGGTGAGAACGGGGATGGGGAGGGTGGCATCGAAAGTTGGATGGGTGAGTGGGTCTGCACGGAGGCGAGTGATGGTGCCGTCTGAGTTTGGGAGGATTTTCAGATGGTGGAAGGGATCCACTTGCCCAGACACAAACATTCTCCTTCTCTCCTATTTGATAGTTGACTTTAATTCTTACTGCCTCTTTCAATTCATACCTTGTTTGGGACTGTTCCATTCACAAACtccttataaatattaattttccaCACTATaactagattttttttatgaactaaTCACCTGTCTCAGATAAATTTGGTCTCagtttaattgaattttgtttcagGCTATTCTCcttaaaaaagagaattttaaataggatattattaaatttgacaATTAACAAATTTCCATACTTATTTTATactcattattttattctttaactttttttacaaatataataatttagtttttttaataattaattacttcaaaaaatagattttaagcacacttttatagattttttaagTTGGGTGAATTTGATGGAAATTACTTAAATggattacttttaaaaaaagatgggattaagttattttatgtaaacataattttattgtgAAGAAGTTGATGACTTCTAAATGTATAAAACTAAAGTCATGTAAAACACAActtttcatattaataataaaatcgtTAGGATCAAACATAACTCcacttaaaattaataaaaaaataaatgaagtcgtaaaagaaaataaggcttcaatatatatttctttgaactaaaataataaatagatgaCACAACTTCTTCAAAACTTTTATACTAAACacctttattaatttttttttattttttaattatatagaaaTCGTGCTTGCAacctttcttaattttctttactttattacaatttcaaaaattttcatatatatatatatatatatatattgaagtcatattatttttatatgattttatttaagtgtgattaattttaaataaaattatgtttgatcTACGACTTTATAACTATCTAGTGTTTTgtaaaatttgagaaattagaAGTGATCTGAACTTTTTTTGTCACGAGTCCTAGTAAAGTCGTGgcattctaattttttaaaaaagtgaccAAATGAGTAAAATCAAATTAGACCAGATGGGTCAATTTGACTACATTTTTCTTGCAAATATGAGGTGATATTTTGTGACCGTTTTCCTTTATGGATTTACTTTTTCATCGTTTTTGAGCacaagaaattatataaataacttgGTTTATTAAACATTGAGtgcataaaacataaaaagcgacaaaaaaaaaaaaaagtaactaatGAAGAGTTTTAAGTAAACGAAAGACTTGGAGGGACATGGAAGGGTCACCGACAAAGATGCCATGTCGACCCCCTTCATAAAACTTTCCAACCACGTGCACACCCTTATGCTCAAGCAATTTCACCAGCTCTCTCTCGCGGGCCACCAGTGGGTCCCCTTCACATCCAAACACCGCAACCCTCCATCCAAGAACCTTAATCTCATCCAAAATCTTATCCCCACCGTTGATAGTTGGATTTGAATACGGGTAATCACGATCAACGCCAACGGGCAGTGACAGATTCCACATCAAATCCGTGATAGCCAAAGGTATAGTGTTGTCCTCGGCAAGCCTTATCTCTGATGGACTCCTCTTCTTCCCACCAAAAAATGGTTGAATCAATATCAACCCTGAAATCTTCAGCGGTTTCAACTTCCCAACCTCCGCCGCCGCACGTAGACCCGCCGTGTAGGCAATGTTTCCCCCGGCACTCTCCCCCATCAGATAGCAGCGGGAGTAATCGGCGTGGTGCAACCAGTCGTCGTTGGAGGCTTTGATCCAGTGCAGCGCCTCCACGGAGTCTTCGTAGGCGGCGGGGAGGCGGTGCTCCGGGGCGAGGCGGTAGTCGACGGAAACCACGACGGATTGCGTGGTGTCGGCCATTCTGACGCAGAAGTCGTGGAAGTAAGTGGAGGCTGCACTTTCGAAGATGAAGCCTCCGCCATGGTAGAAGACGATGAGGGGTAGATTGGGGTTGGGGGAATGATGGAGTGCTTTGTGGGGTAGGTAGATCCGCGCCCAGGTGTGGTTGAATTTGTTGATGGGGAGGTCTTTGGAGAGAACGGGTGTGGGGAGCGAGGGATCTGGCGAGGGAGGGCTTTGCGGCGAAATGCTTAAGCGTGTGAGGGTGCCGTTTGGGTTGAGGATGATGTTGAGGGCTTTGTAGGGATCCATGGCTGAGTTAGCAACCATTGATGCATGGATCAGAATCAGATACACTGAGACCGCAGTAACCACTGTTTGCAGTGTCATGCCTGATAAAAAATCTTCTTGATTCTTTCCTTCAAAGTTCAAACGGAGTgttatataataagaaataatgtTTTAGGTCCACAAAATGAGATGCTTGTGTATATACATACAAAATATGTAcatatctattattatttatttaattttagtagaATCTGATGCTAGCTAGGTGAGTGAAGAAAGTGGTGTCTGAGTGAGAGTTGTGTTTATGGCCTGAAGATAATTGAGAACAGCTCGCAAATAGCTACGGGACAAAAACTAAGtcttaaataatgttttaacgTAATTGAAAGTTGGCATCAACAAAA
This genomic interval from Vigna radiata var. radiata cultivar VC1973A chromosome 8, Vradiata_ver6, whole genome shotgun sequence contains the following:
- the LOC106771092 gene encoding carboxylesterase 1-like — protein: MFVSGQVDPFHHLKILPNSDGTITRLRADPLTHPTFDATLPIPVLTQDTTINQSNKTFARIFLPRPSLHNSSTNLPLIVYFHGGGFILFSAATHFFHDACVNLAKDTNSIVVSVDYRLAPEHRLPAAYDDAVEALHWLKSKPHHWLRNHADYSNCYLMGSSAGANIAYHAALRVAAETNSDGINYLEPLKIRGLILSQPFFGATVRVPSEVSLAEDPVLAPHVCDVLWELSLPVGVDREHEYCNPRGGDGGVSLERVRELGWRVLVSGCHEDPLVDHQIGLATLVAEKGVPVLTSFNPTGSHGAEVRDPLHQNRLHHLVKHFIAPPLPPPPSIHNLSPQNSA
- the LOC106771017 gene encoding carboxylesterase 1, whose translation is MTLQTVVTAVSVYLILIHASMVANSAMDPYKALNIILNPNGTLTRLSISPQSPPSPDPSLPTPVLSKDLPINKFNHTWARIYLPHKALHHSPNPNLPLIVFYHGGGFIFESAASTYFHDFCVRMADTTQSVVVSVDYRLAPEHRLPAAYEDSVEALHWIKASNDDWLHHADYSRCYLMGESAGGNIAYTAGLRAAAEVGKLKPLKISGLILIQPFFGGKKRSPSEIRLAEDNTIPLAITDLMWNLSLPVGVDRDYPYSNPTINGGDKILDEIKVLGWRVAVFGCEGDPLVARERELVKLLEHKGVHVVGKFYEGGRHGIFVGDPSMSLQVFRLLKTLH